The proteins below come from a single Panicum hallii strain FIL2 chromosome 7, PHallii_v3.1, whole genome shotgun sequence genomic window:
- the LOC112900416 gene encoding late embryogenesis abundant protein At5g17165-like — MAAAAASSKGRAIAGSFVSRVLAGKAASPRRAVHASAYDKNLEDQVRPAFVPDDVIGGAANPDKYWGPHPKTGVFGPAAVDAQLAAGAPDAAANGPGTVLDQKVWFRPLEDVEKPPPVA; from the exons atggcagcagcagcagcgagcTCCAAGGGGCGGGCGATCGCTGGGAGCTTCGTCAGCCGCGTCCTGGCCGGCAAGGCCGCCTCCCCGAG GAGGGCCGTGCACGCCTCGGCGTACGACAAGAACCTGGAGGACCAGGTGCGCCCGGCGTTCGTGCCGGACGATGTGATCGGCGGCGCCGCCAACCCCGACAAGTACTGGGGCCCCCACCCCAAGACCGGCGTCTTCGGCCCGGCCGCGGTGGACGCCCAGCTGGCCGCCGGCGCGCCGGACGCCGCCGCGAATGGTCCGGGCACGGTGCTGGACCAGAAGGTGTGGTTCCGCCCCCTGGAGGACGTCGAGAAGCCGCCCCCCGTCGCCTGA
- the LOC112901598 gene encoding 60S ribosomal protein L12-1, producing MPPKLDPSQVVEVFVRVTGGEVGAASSLAPKIGPLGLSPKKIGEDIAKETAKDWKGLRVTVKLTVQNRQAKVSVVPSAAALVIKALKEPERDRKKVKNIKHSGNISLDDVIEIARTMRPRSMAKELAGTVKEILGTCVSVGCTVDGKDPKDLQQEIDDGEVEIPSA from the coding sequence ATGCCGCCCAAGTTGGACCCCTCTCAGGTGGTGGAGGTGTTCGTCCGCGTGACGGGCGGCGAGGTCGGCGCGGCGTCGTCGCTGGCCCCCAAGATCGGCCCGCTCGGACTCTCCCCGAAGAAGATCGGTGAGGACATCGCCAAGGAGACCGCCAAGGACTGGAAGGGCCTCCGCGTCACCGTGAAACTCACCGTTCAGAATCGCCAGGCCAAGGTCTCCGTCGTGCCCTCCGCCGCGGCGCTCGTCATCAAGGCCCTAAAGGAGCCCGAGAGGGACAGGAAGAAGGTCAAGAACATCAAGCACAGCGGCAACATTAGCCTTGACGACGTCATCGAGATCGCCAGGACCATGAGGCCCAGGTCCATGGCCAAGGAGTTGGCCGGGACCGTCAAGGAGATCCTCGGGACCTGCGTCAGCGTCGGCTGCACCGTCGACGGCAAGGACCCCAAGGATCTGCAGCAGGAGATCGACGATGGGGAGGTCGAAATCCCCTCCGCGTAA